CATAATTGAAACTGATGAAACACTGGAAGATAATGAACTTGAAATTAAAAATGCCAGGGGGAAGACCAGGTTGTTGCGTGTAACTAAAACTGATAGGTTTAACGCTAAAAATGAAATAGTGGGTACTTTTGAGATATTCCATGATGTTACTGAAAGTAAGAAATTGGAATTGGAAAGAAATGAAAACAGAGAGCGATTGAAGCTTATAAATAAAATACTTAGGCACGATTTGGCCAATGATCTAAGTGTAATTCGAAGTGCGGTTAGATTGTACGAGGAAAATAGTAAGCAAGATTATCTGAAGGAAATTGAAAAAAGAGTGAAGAAAGCTATAAGTACAATCGATATGGTTCGTAAACAGGAATCTTTCCTGAATCGTAGAACTGAACTATTTGAATTGGATTTAAATTCTATAATTGATAGTATTAAAGATAGATATTCACAGATAAACATAGATGTTAAAGGGCGTGGAGCTGTTTTCGCAGATGAGGTTTTACATTCAGTATTTGAAAATATCGTTAGTAATTCTATTACTCATGGAAAAGCTACAGAAATTGTTGTGGACATTACTGAACAAGCAGAATTCTTTCAGATAAAATTTATAATAATGGTATTGGCATTTCGGATGAAGTGAAACCAAAGATCTTTGAGGAAGGCTTTATTCATGGTGAAACAGGTCATACTGGAATTGGTCTGTATATAGTTAAAAAAACAATTGACCGTTACGAAGGTTCTATTTCTGTTTACGATAATGAACCAAAAGGTGTAGTTTTTGAGATAAATTTATTGAAGTATATTGGAAAGTAATCGGGGGAGACATGGATAGGAAAATAAAGATAATGCTTGTAGAAGATGAAGCAATAATTGCCAAATACTTGAGAATGGAGTTGGAACTGGAAGGTTTCGAGGTAATAGATTTCATTCCTACTGGTGAAAAGGCTGTTAAATTGGTAGAAACCGAAAAGCCTGATGTGGTGCTGATGGACATAAAATTAGCCGGTAAAATGGATGGCATACAGGCTGCAAAGTATATTATTGATAATCATAAATTGCCGATTATTTTCATGACGAGTTATTCCAAACTGGAAATAACAAAACGCGCCAAACAACTAAATCCGGCTGCGTATTTCAATAAACCGATTACAGCCGAAGATTTGAAACCAGTAATTTTAGAAATAATTGAACAAAAGCATAATCGCTTAAGTCAAAAATAATTATACTTTTCTTCTCAAGTAAGATACAATCTACAAATCGTTTGAAATATGAGACAAAGCTAATCTGAATTCAGTGCCGTGTAAAGATATTGTTGTCCAAATCAATTTTTTTAATTTAGTTTCATTCATTTTAGTATCCAGAAAAAAATATTTACCTTCACCACTTGGTTCCACAGCCATATTTTTAGCTACTTCTTTCAACGATTTATAAGGAGCATAAATTTCATCTTCAAAGATATTAAGCCCAATCTCTTCATCGTTTACGTCGTAAACTATCGTACCATCTTTCTGCATTATCCAGATTTCTACCGGAAAATTAGAAATCTTCTGGCTGATCACTTTCTCAAAAAAATCTGGCTGAGTTAGTACACTGACAGAACCAATAAATTTCTTCTCATCGTCGAAAACAGGATATTCCAGATCAAAACCTGTAAACCCTTCAACTGTTTCAATAGCTTCACTTACCACTGGTTTCTGTGTTTTATGAAGCTTGATAATCTGTGGCTGGTTCATAATATTACTTCCAATAATATTGGAATATTCGCTGGGATAAACACTTCGAATTATACCAGATTTATCTACTGTAACTACATCATAAGCAAACTCTGTTTTCTTA
This sequence is a window from Candidatus Cloacimonadota bacterium. Protein-coding genes within it:
- a CDS encoding response regulator, producing the protein MDRKIKIMLVEDEAIIAKYLRMELELEGFEVIDFIPTGEKAVKLVETEKPDVVLMDIKLAGKMDGIQAAKYIIDNHKLPIIFMTSYSKLEITKRAKQLNPAAYFNKPITAEDLKPVILEIIEQKHNRLSQK